From Variovorax sp. PMC12, the proteins below share one genomic window:
- a CDS encoding cation:proton antiporter — translation MSATSLLLQLIVILTTARVCGWVLRHVGQPGVVGEMAAGLMLGPIVFGALFPSLHAQLFSRESLQGLSSLSTLGLVLFMFVVGLELRASKSVREQLRSAGYVGVLSVVVPLALGIAISPALYPTLAPAGVGFWPFALFMAAALSITAFPVMARILKDRGMTRTPFGQLSLGAAAVVDVFAWILLAFVVAMVGAGEGYQGLLKTTLGMAVVLCVLFFGLKPAFAWLLRTKAPEGEPSTTVMASLMLGLLATALATEWLHLHAVFGAFLFGACLPRDDRLLKSLSERIEPISIVVLMPLFFALAGLGTTSNAFSGAGFGAMMLILATAAFGKIAGGAVGARMAGYGWRESLATGSLMNARGLMELIVMKIGLDAGLIGPELFTMLLVMALATTAMTGPLINLFIGRRAPAVADAAHAKP, via the coding sequence ATGTCCGCAACTTCCCTGCTGCTGCAACTCATCGTCATCCTGACCACCGCGCGCGTCTGCGGCTGGGTTCTCCGGCACGTCGGGCAGCCCGGCGTGGTGGGCGAGATGGCCGCCGGCCTGATGCTGGGGCCGATCGTCTTCGGAGCGCTGTTTCCTTCGCTGCATGCGCAGCTGTTCTCCAGGGAGTCGCTGCAGGGACTGTCGTCGCTGTCGACTCTCGGGCTGGTGCTTTTCATGTTCGTGGTGGGGCTGGAGCTGCGGGCTTCCAAAAGCGTGCGCGAGCAGTTGCGTTCGGCGGGCTACGTGGGCGTGCTGAGCGTGGTCGTGCCGCTGGCGCTGGGCATCGCGATCTCGCCGGCCCTCTATCCCACGCTGGCGCCGGCGGGTGTCGGCTTCTGGCCGTTCGCGCTGTTCATGGCGGCGGCGCTGTCGATCACCGCATTCCCGGTGATGGCGCGCATCCTCAAGGACCGCGGCATGACGCGCACGCCCTTCGGCCAGCTGTCGCTCGGCGCCGCCGCCGTGGTCGACGTGTTCGCGTGGATCCTGCTGGCTTTCGTGGTGGCGATGGTGGGGGCGGGCGAGGGCTACCAGGGGCTGCTCAAGACCACGCTGGGCATGGCCGTGGTGCTGTGCGTGCTGTTCTTCGGGCTCAAGCCGGCCTTCGCGTGGCTGCTGCGCACCAAGGCGCCCGAGGGCGAGCCCTCGACCACGGTGATGGCCTCGCTGATGCTCGGCCTGCTGGCCACGGCCTTGGCCACCGAGTGGCTGCACCTGCACGCGGTGTTCGGCGCTTTCCTCTTCGGCGCCTGCCTGCCGCGCGACGACCGGCTGCTGAAGTCGCTGAGCGAGCGCATCGAGCCGATCTCCATCGTCGTGCTGATGCCGCTGTTCTTTGCGCTGGCCGGGCTCGGCACCACGTCCAATGCGTTCTCGGGTGCGGGCTTCGGCGCCATGATGCTGATCCTGGCCACGGCCGCCTTCGGCAAGATCGCCGGGGGCGCGGTCGGCGCCCGCATGGCGGGCTACGGCTGGCGTGAAAGCCTGGCCACCGGCTCGCTGATGAACGCGCGCGGGCTGATGGAACTCATCGTCATGAAGATCGGCCTGGACGCCGGCCTCATCGGCCCCGAGCTCTTCACCATGCTGCTGGTGATGGCGCTTGCGACCACCGCCATGACCGGACCGCTGATCAACCTGTTCATCGGCCGCCGGGCGCCCGCCGTGGCCGATGCGGCGCACGCCAAGCCTTGA
- a CDS encoding heavy metal translocating P-type ATPase, translating to MTNENALTRPVPHAHSHPHPHGDDHGHDHEHAKPHAHSHAEGSCCGSASPCGPIPLAPAATDNADVPKGALLFRIPTMDCAVEESEIRRALEPVAGVKALRFRLGERTMAITTEDGALPEALAAIRKAGFKPEPLNAPGEQAAAAPAQIAGMNMGLVRLVAALVLAIAAESISFMAPDGMGFKAAEVVLALGAIGLAGLDTYKKGFAALVRGRLNINALMAVAVTGAFIIGQWPEAAMVMALYAIAELIEARAVDRARNAIQSLLALAPEQAEVKQADGSWQTVMANTVALGAVARIRPGERVPLDGVVTEGTSAIDQAPVTGESIPVDKTVGDPVFAGTINQTAALEFRVTAVASNTTLARIIHAVEEAQGSRAPTQRFVDRFAAVYTPTVFVLALAVAVLTPLFMDWTWMQSVYKALVLLVIACPCALVISTPVTVVSALASAARRGILIKGGTYLEEARKLKAIALDKTGTITEGKPKLVESVLLDASGNEAVAFAVAASIAGRSDHPVSKAIAEGLKSQRQEVADFTALPGRGVGATLAGQAYVLGNHRLIEERGLCSPALEAELKRHEEAGRTVTLLASDTAVLALFAVADTIKESSQAAVAELRALGVTPVMLTGDNTATAKTIGAHAGIDDVRGNLLPEEKLDAIKAMQQRYGAAAMTGDGINDAPALAQADIGFAMGGAGTDTAMEAADVVIMNDDLRRIPETIRLSRRAHSVLWQNITLALGIKAVFFVLAVFGSATMWMAVFADMGASLLVVANGLRLMRVPR from the coding sequence ATGACGAACGAAAACGCTCTGACCCGGCCTGTGCCGCACGCCCATTCGCACCCTCATCCGCATGGCGACGACCACGGCCATGACCACGAGCACGCCAAGCCGCATGCCCACTCGCATGCCGAAGGTTCCTGCTGCGGCAGCGCCAGCCCCTGCGGCCCGATTCCGCTCGCCCCGGCCGCAACAGACAACGCCGATGTGCCCAAGGGCGCCCTGCTGTTCCGCATTCCCACCATGGACTGCGCGGTGGAAGAGTCGGAAATCCGCCGCGCGCTGGAGCCGGTGGCGGGCGTCAAGGCCCTGCGCTTTCGCCTCGGCGAGCGCACCATGGCCATCACCACCGAAGACGGCGCGTTGCCCGAGGCACTGGCCGCCATCCGCAAGGCCGGCTTCAAGCCGGAACCGCTGAACGCTCCCGGCGAGCAGGCCGCCGCGGCGCCCGCGCAGATCGCCGGCATGAACATGGGCCTCGTGCGCCTCGTCGCGGCGCTGGTGCTGGCCATCGCCGCCGAGTCGATTTCGTTCATGGCGCCGGACGGCATGGGCTTCAAGGCCGCGGAAGTCGTGCTCGCGCTCGGCGCCATCGGCCTGGCGGGCCTGGACACTTACAAGAAAGGCTTTGCCGCGCTGGTGCGCGGGCGCCTGAACATCAACGCCCTGATGGCGGTGGCCGTGACCGGCGCCTTCATCATCGGCCAGTGGCCCGAAGCCGCAATGGTGATGGCGCTCTACGCCATTGCCGAGCTGATCGAGGCGCGCGCCGTGGACCGCGCGCGCAACGCCATCCAGAGCCTGCTGGCGCTCGCGCCCGAGCAGGCGGAGGTCAAGCAGGCCGACGGCAGCTGGCAGACCGTGATGGCCAACACCGTGGCGCTGGGCGCCGTGGCGCGCATCCGCCCCGGCGAGCGCGTGCCGCTCGACGGCGTGGTGACCGAAGGCACCAGCGCCATCGACCAGGCGCCCGTCACCGGCGAGAGCATTCCCGTCGACAAGACCGTGGGCGACCCGGTGTTCGCGGGCACCATCAACCAGACCGCCGCGCTGGAGTTCCGCGTGACGGCGGTGGCGTCGAACACCACGCTCGCGCGCATCATCCACGCCGTCGAGGAGGCACAGGGCTCGCGCGCGCCCACGCAGCGCTTCGTCGACAGGTTCGCGGCCGTCTACACGCCCACCGTCTTCGTGCTGGCGCTGGCCGTGGCGGTGCTCACGCCGCTGTTCATGGACTGGACGTGGATGCAGTCGGTGTACAAGGCGCTGGTGCTGCTGGTCATTGCGTGCCCGTGCGCGCTGGTCATCTCTACGCCCGTCACCGTGGTGAGCGCGCTGGCCTCGGCCGCGCGGCGCGGCATTCTCATCAAGGGCGGCACGTACCTCGAAGAGGCGCGCAAGCTCAAGGCGATTGCGCTCGACAAGACCGGCACCATCACCGAAGGCAAGCCGAAGCTGGTCGAGTCGGTGCTGTTGGATGCATCGGGCAATGAAGCCGTCGCTTTCGCGGTGGCCGCCAGCATTGCGGGCCGCTCCGACCACCCGGTGTCGAAAGCCATTGCAGAGGGCTTGAAGAGCCAGCGGCAAGAAGTCGCCGACTTCACCGCGCTGCCCGGCCGCGGCGTCGGGGCCACGCTGGCGGGCCAGGCCTACGTGCTCGGCAACCACCGGCTGATCGAGGAACGCGGGCTGTGCTCGCCGGCGCTCGAAGCCGAGCTCAAGCGGCATGAAGAAGCGGGCCGCACCGTTACGCTGCTGGCATCAGACACGGCGGTGCTGGCGCTGTTCGCGGTGGCCGACACCATCAAGGAATCGTCGCAGGCGGCGGTGGCCGAGCTGCGCGCGCTGGGCGTGACGCCCGTGATGCTCACCGGCGACAACACCGCCACTGCAAAGACCATCGGCGCCCACGCCGGCATCGACGACGTGCGCGGCAACCTGCTGCCCGAGGAAAAGCTCGACGCCATCAAGGCCATGCAGCAGCGCTACGGCGCGGCCGCCATGACCGGCGACGGCATCAACGACGCACCCGCGCTGGCACAGGCCGACATCGGCTTCGCCATGGGCGGCGCGGGCACCGACACCGCCATGGAAGCGGCCGACGTGGTCATCATGAACGACGACCTGCGCCGCATTCCCGAGACCATCCGCCTGTCGCGCCGCGCGCATTCGGTGCTTTGGCAGAACATCACGCTGGCGCTGGGCATCAAGGCGGTGTTCTTCGTGCTGGCGGTGTTCGGCAGCGCGACCATGTGGATGGCGGTGTTCGCGGACATGGGGGCGAGCCTGCTGGTGGTGGCGAACGGGCTGCGCCTGATGCGCGTACCCAGATAA
- a CDS encoding heavy metal sensor histidine kinase, with the protein MSQPPGRPHSIQSRLSLWIAAQTLFGLSVICLAIYLVTAWNFGQKQEEELDHKAVLVQHLLKEAEKGGDLPFLRHKLDDFFSMQDDVTLSISHAGQTLFQSTPAVGGRWMLRDIEVPWTQGATSTQLSVQIGVNTAQEARLLRRLAWTLLGAVVLGTALVSFTGMWLVRRGLRPLKRLAESTAAMAPDKANRPIDAMDFAEELRPWITQFNALLLRVQRAYVQLESFNADVAHELRTPLANLIGSTELALTRQRSNEELQAVLASNLEEVGRLSGIVTDMLFLSQAERGTPMRTRASTSLAVQAADVIDFYDAMLEEAGLRAEVAGDATADVDAALIRRALFNLLGNAIRFATPASVIRIEIAQDSQEFTIAVVNRGEPIDPAALPRLFERFYRAAQARDGSTRHHGLGLSIVEAIARMHGGRVFAASQGGETRIGFTLQR; encoded by the coding sequence ATGAGCCAGCCCCCAGGCCGGCCGCACTCCATCCAGAGCCGGCTGTCGCTCTGGATCGCCGCGCAGACCCTGTTCGGGCTCAGCGTGATCTGCCTTGCCATCTACCTCGTCACGGCCTGGAACTTCGGGCAGAAGCAGGAAGAGGAACTCGACCACAAGGCCGTGCTGGTGCAGCACCTGCTCAAAGAGGCCGAGAAAGGCGGCGACCTGCCCTTCCTGCGGCACAAGCTCGACGACTTCTTCTCGATGCAGGACGACGTGACGCTGTCGATCTCGCACGCGGGCCAGACGCTGTTCCAGTCGACGCCCGCCGTCGGAGGCCGCTGGATGCTGCGCGACATCGAGGTGCCATGGACGCAGGGCGCCACCAGCACCCAGCTGTCGGTGCAGATCGGCGTGAACACCGCGCAGGAAGCGCGGCTGCTGCGGCGCCTCGCCTGGACGCTGCTGGGCGCGGTGGTGCTGGGCACGGCGCTGGTCTCGTTCACCGGCATGTGGCTGGTGCGGCGCGGGCTGCGTCCGCTCAAGCGGCTGGCCGAGAGCACCGCGGCCATGGCGCCGGACAAGGCCAACCGGCCGATCGACGCCATGGACTTCGCGGAGGAACTGCGCCCCTGGATCACCCAATTCAACGCCCTGCTGCTGCGGGTGCAGCGCGCCTACGTGCAGCTGGAGTCGTTCAACGCCGACGTGGCGCACGAACTGCGCACACCCCTGGCCAACCTCATCGGCTCCACCGAACTCGCGCTGACCCGCCAGCGCAGCAACGAAGAGCTGCAGGCCGTGCTCGCGTCCAACCTCGAAGAGGTCGGCAGGCTCTCGGGCATCGTCACCGACATGCTGTTCCTGTCGCAGGCCGAGCGCGGCACGCCGATGCGCACGCGCGCGTCGACCAGCCTGGCCGTGCAGGCCGCCGACGTGATCGACTTCTACGACGCCATGCTGGAAGAAGCCGGCCTGCGCGCCGAGGTGGCCGGCGACGCCACGGCCGACGTGGATGCCGCGCTGATACGGCGCGCGCTGTTCAACCTGCTGGGCAACGCCATCCGCTTCGCCACGCCGGCCTCGGTCATCCGCATCGAGATAGCCCAGGACAGCCAGGAATTCACCATCGCGGTGGTCAACCGCGGCGAGCCCATCGACCCTGCCGCGCTGCCGCGCCTGTTCGAGCGCTTCTACCGCGCAGCCCAGGCGCGCGACGGCTCGACACGGCACCACGGCCTGGGGCTGTCGATCGTCGAGGCCATCGCGCGCATGCACGGCGGGCGGGTGTTCGCGGCCAGCCAGGGCGGCGAGACGCGCATCGGGTTCACGCTGCAGCGATGA
- the cadR gene encoding Cd(II)/Pb(II)-responsive transcriptional regulator translates to MKIGELAKVANTPVETIRYYERERLLPEPARTEGNYRIYDEDHAQRLGFIRRCRSLDMTLDEIRSLLRFRDAPQEDCGQVNQLLDDHIGHVAARIAELKTLEKQLKALRQQCGGSESASNCGILQELDTATLAPEPFGQHAGHVHGALHAPAKRAA, encoded by the coding sequence ATGAAAATCGGTGAGCTGGCCAAGGTCGCGAACACACCCGTCGAAACCATCCGGTACTACGAGCGCGAACGGCTGTTGCCCGAGCCCGCGCGCACCGAAGGCAACTACCGCATCTACGACGAAGACCATGCCCAGCGCCTGGGCTTCATCCGCCGCTGCCGCTCGCTGGACATGACGCTCGACGAGATCCGCAGCCTGCTCAGATTCCGCGACGCCCCGCAGGAAGACTGCGGCCAGGTCAACCAGCTGCTCGACGACCACATCGGCCACGTGGCCGCGCGCATCGCCGAGCTGAAGACGCTGGAAAAACAGTTGAAGGCGCTGCGCCAGCAATGCGGCGGGTCGGAGTCGGCGAGCAACTGCGGCATCCTGCAGGAGCTGGACACCGCCACGCTCGCGCCCGAGCCCTTCGGCCAGCACGCGGGGCACGTGCACGGCGCGCTGCACGCGCCGGCCAAGCGCGCGGCCTGA